The following coding sequences lie in one Polluticoccus soli genomic window:
- a CDS encoding DegT/DnrJ/EryC1/StrS family aminotransferase, with protein sequence MPGFELFGAEERKEVNDVLETGILMRYGFDAQRNGIWKAKELEQEITKTFGCEHAQVVSSGTAALTLAMAALGLGAGDEIIMPTFTFVASFEAVVSVGAIPVLVDIDETLTLNPKAVEEAITPRTKAVMPVHMCGSMAQLDELKAICDKHNLILLEDACQAIGATYKGKAVGTIGAAGTFSFDFVKIMTCAEGGAVLTSSHELYQKVDQFSDHGHDHLGKDRGADLHPYLGYNFRISELHAAVGLAQIRKLNTFVEIQKKNNRIIYDALKDVPGITFRVIPDPAGDTGSFLSFFLPTEDMARTAAAELAAAGIGGNFYWFDNNWHYLRKWQHLQNGAFMNRLPEEQRKQVMHYANMAYPASDAIMSRCISSSVSLLWTEEQAKERGEKIAGILRNVIEKSVVNI encoded by the coding sequence ATGCCCGGCTTTGAACTATTTGGCGCAGAAGAGCGCAAGGAGGTAAACGACGTACTGGAAACTGGTATATTGATGCGCTATGGATTTGATGCCCAGCGCAATGGGATATGGAAGGCAAAAGAGCTGGAGCAGGAGATCACTAAAACCTTTGGCTGTGAGCATGCGCAAGTGGTGAGTAGCGGTACCGCAGCCCTGACGCTGGCAATGGCCGCACTCGGACTGGGGGCAGGTGATGAGATCATCATGCCGACATTCACTTTTGTGGCCAGTTTTGAAGCAGTTGTTTCAGTAGGTGCAATACCTGTGTTGGTTGATATAGACGAAACGCTGACGCTGAATCCTAAAGCAGTTGAAGAAGCCATTACACCACGCACTAAAGCTGTAATGCCGGTACATATGTGCGGCAGCATGGCCCAGCTCGATGAGCTGAAGGCAATTTGCGACAAGCATAATCTTATTTTGTTGGAAGATGCCTGCCAGGCGATAGGTGCGACATATAAAGGAAAGGCTGTAGGTACTATCGGCGCTGCCGGTACATTCTCCTTCGATTTTGTAAAGATCATGACCTGTGCTGAAGGCGGTGCTGTGCTCACCAGCAGTCACGAATTATACCAGAAAGTCGATCAGTTCAGCGACCACGGTCACGACCACCTGGGCAAAGACCGCGGTGCAGATTTGCACCCTTATCTTGGGTACAACTTCCGTATATCAGAACTGCATGCGGCTGTGGGCCTGGCGCAGATCAGGAAGCTGAACACCTTCGTTGAGATACAGAAGAAGAACAACCGTATTATATACGACGCACTGAAAGACGTACCGGGCATCACTTTTAGGGTTATACCTGACCCCGCTGGCGATACCGGTTCTTTCCTCTCATTCTTCCTGCCTACAGAAGATATGGCCCGTACAGCCGCTGCAGAACTGGCTGCTGCTGGCATAGGTGGCAACTTCTATTGGTTCGACAACAACTGGCACTACCTGCGCAAATGGCAGCACCTGCAGAATGGAGCTTTTATGAACCGCCTGCCGGAAGAGCAAAGGAAGCAGGTAATGCACTATGCTAATATGGCTTACCCCGCTAGCGACGCTATCATGAGCCGCTGTATCTCTTCGTCGGTCAGTTTGCTGTGGACAGAAGAGCAGGCAAAAGAGCGTGGAGAGAAGATCGCCGGCATCCTTAGAAACGTGATCGAAAAAAGTGTGGTGAACATTTAA
- a CDS encoding DUF58 domain-containing protein — MLTTAEILKKVRRIEIKTKGLSNHIFAGEYHSAFKGRGMSFSEVREYTPGDDVKAIDWNVTARFSHPFVKVFEEERELTVMLLVDISSSSLFGVHQRSKRELITEICAVIAFSAATNNDKVGVIFFSDKVETFIPPKKGRSHILRIIRELIALEPEQTSGTNVQLALDYLNHIQKKRSITFVLSDFISGPYDQGLQLAARKHDLVGIQVYDKYDRELPSAGLVQVMDAETRQMVWLDTDDKNVRYQYSGQFEQHKKYCVQAFRKSGAALMDVRTDEDYVKVLQGFFKGR; from the coding sequence ATGTTGACCACTGCTGAAATACTCAAAAAGGTTAGACGGATTGAGATAAAGACGAAAGGGCTGAGCAACCACATCTTTGCCGGCGAGTACCACTCTGCCTTCAAAGGTCGTGGTATGTCGTTTAGCGAGGTGCGCGAGTATACACCGGGCGATGATGTAAAAGCCATCGACTGGAACGTAACTGCGCGTTTTTCTCATCCTTTCGTAAAAGTATTTGAAGAGGAGCGGGAGCTGACGGTGATGTTGCTCGTAGATATCAGCAGCAGCTCTCTGTTTGGTGTGCATCAACGCTCTAAGAGGGAGCTCATTACCGAGATTTGCGCTGTCATTGCTTTCTCTGCAGCTACTAATAACGACAAGGTAGGCGTCATCTTCTTTAGCGATAAAGTAGAGACGTTCATCCCACCTAAAAAAGGCCGCAGCCATATACTTCGTATCATCCGTGAACTGATAGCACTGGAGCCCGAACAAACTTCAGGTACCAATGTGCAGTTGGCTTTGGATTATCTCAACCACATACAAAAGAAGCGTTCGATAACTTTTGTGTTGAGCGATTTTATTAGTGGGCCGTATGACCAAGGACTACAGCTTGCAGCGCGCAAACATGACCTGGTGGGAATCCAGGTATACGATAAGTATGATCGTGAGTTGCCTTCAGCCGGTTTAGTACAAGTGATGGATGCAGAAACGCGGCAAATGGTCTGGCTCGATACAGATGATAAGAACGTTCGCTACCAATACTCAGGGCAGTTTGAACAGCATAAAAAATATTGCGTGCAGGCGTTTCGTAAAAGTGGCGCAGCATTAATGGACGTGCGTACGGACGAAGACTATGTAAAAGTGCTTCAAGGCTTTTTCAAAGGAAGGTAA
- a CDS encoding vWA domain-containing protein, with product MSALLDWKYINFAHPYFLGLLLLIPFMIWWQLRKKKGDQPAMRLTTLSGMAKAKPSAKVRLRPVLFILRIIAFTALIVALARPQSSNVTESIDSEGIDIVLSIDVSGSMLAEDLRPNRIEAAKKVAIDFVDQRPTDRIGLVVFAGESFTQCPITIDHNVLKEQISNIKSGVLVDGTAIGMGLATGVDRLRNATGKSRVLILLTDGVNNTGLIDPSTALEIAKAYKVRIYTIGVGTQGNAAYPVQTPMGMQKQMMPVQIDEPLMRKIAGETGGKYFRATNNKSLAAIYTEINQLEKTRIDISTYKHYAELFFPFALIAIICLVLELALRYTYFRTIT from the coding sequence ATGAGTGCTCTGTTAGATTGGAAATACATCAACTTTGCGCACCCGTATTTTTTAGGGTTGCTACTACTTATTCCGTTCATGATATGGTGGCAGCTGAGGAAAAAGAAAGGCGATCAGCCCGCTATGCGTTTGACAACATTGTCAGGCATGGCAAAGGCTAAACCTTCAGCGAAAGTGAGGTTACGCCCGGTGTTGTTCATACTGCGCATTATTGCCTTTACGGCTTTGATCGTGGCACTGGCGCGTCCTCAATCTAGCAACGTAACAGAATCAATAGATAGCGAGGGCATAGATATAGTCCTTTCTATTGACGTATCGGGTAGTATGTTGGCCGAAGATCTTCGGCCCAACCGCATAGAAGCTGCAAAAAAGGTAGCTATTGATTTCGTGGATCAACGCCCTACAGACCGTATTGGCCTCGTGGTGTTTGCTGGCGAGAGCTTTACGCAATGTCCTATCACCATCGATCATAACGTGCTCAAGGAGCAGATCAGCAATATAAAAAGCGGCGTACTGGTAGATGGTACTGCCATTGGTATGGGCTTGGCGACCGGTGTTGACAGGTTGAGAAATGCTACGGGTAAAAGTCGCGTGCTCATCCTGCTGACTGATGGTGTGAATAATACCGGGCTGATAGATCCAAGTACAGCCCTGGAGATCGCCAAAGCGTATAAAGTGCGTATATATACTATAGGTGTAGGTACGCAAGGCAACGCAGCCTATCCTGTACAAACGCCCATGGGCATGCAAAAGCAAATGATGCCCGTGCAGATAGATGAGCCATTGATGCGTAAGATAGCCGGCGAGACAGGGGGTAAATACTTCCGTGCTACCAATAATAAATCACTTGCTGCTATTTACACCGAGATCAACCAGCTGGAAAAGACGAGGATAGACATTAGTACCTATAAGCACTATGCAGAGCTTTTCTTTCCATTCGCGCTTATTGCCATTATTTGCCTGGTGCTGGAGCTGGCGTTGAGATACACTTACTTCAGAACCATTACCTAG
- a CDS encoding T9SS type A sorting domain-containing protein — MSYRFTSALIFIFSLCTVEMFAQCPTLESYNQGNGGSQNCAGVSGTAVNADFSGTTYATVPAGGKTGNFTARWASTPTPTPAVAGFYENALKLTQVAGPSTVLTTIGGGYAGSYCFYGSGNLPTNTTISVMYVNPSTGALMYTCNYTIPNGNNVTASSVAGPSITSQPVSKVGCIGYASSFSVTASPGNAGTLSYQWQKNGTDISGATSSTYTISSVSVSDTGTSIYRVVVKETKVSTVTLVSSNEVSLTLNREATWVGTTNNWATSSNWVPASLPDSTTHVYVPSGASNMPAITSGTAKCKCLTLDGSSVMVNGGTLEIAGRINLVNSGNITATNGTIVLNGTELAQAIPAATFSSNTVSNLTVANTNGVTLAGTVNLTGTYTPTSGILTTGGYLTLKSNNTATARVATGSASSGYISGNVTVERYIPAHTNRAWRLLAPATSGTQTIKQAWQENASSINDNPNPGYGTIITCNGNYSTSAGFDQVMPSSSIQVWSVDSQSLTKVPVTNTNIKTLSSEQGYFLYIRGDRTVMPSNSIASPTATILRSTGTVATGDRSAVSVPAGKKVLVGNPYPSAIDFSTISGSDKTNVGNKFWLWDPMMTGSYGLGAYVLFDAAASWAPSAPGGSYHSANSTIPLGMAFFVESAGSAGSLTLREAHKVSGSTSNGFKTTANSEQLHIQLSYIKDSATIIPADGAFVVFNSAYADTVDVDDAQKLANLGENIAIGSGANDLALNARSNITDDDTVALKLWKLKKVNYRLTIKPSFQTLGLEARLVDKYLQKDTALDLTVPTVVDFKVNNDTLSYAPDRFYIAFRIDHVVSVNEPSFINNVTVYPNPTDGKSINIKVKNAPAGNYSVKLMDNSGRIVFVDEFAHNAGVLTKSWQPRSHLPSGTYYIAITNDGLPVWTQKLIIHQSN, encoded by the coding sequence ATGAGCTATAGATTTACATCAGCCTTAATATTTATTTTTTCGTTGTGTACTGTTGAAATGTTTGCTCAGTGCCCTACGCTAGAGTCTTACAACCAGGGAAACGGTGGCTCTCAAAACTGCGCGGGTGTTAGTGGAACTGCTGTCAATGCGGACTTCTCCGGGACAACCTATGCCACAGTACCTGCAGGAGGAAAAACCGGCAACTTTACCGCTCGTTGGGCCTCGACTCCTACTCCTACCCCAGCAGTAGCAGGTTTTTATGAAAATGCCCTTAAACTTACGCAAGTTGCTGGTCCTTCAACCGTACTTACTACAATTGGGGGAGGGTACGCTGGTTCTTATTGTTTTTACGGATCTGGCAACCTGCCAACTAATACTACCATCAGCGTGATGTATGTGAACCCTTCTACGGGGGCGCTTATGTATACCTGCAACTATACCATTCCTAACGGTAACAACGTGACTGCGTCCAGTGTTGCTGGCCCATCTATTACCAGTCAGCCAGTAAGCAAAGTTGGCTGCATTGGCTATGCAAGCAGTTTTTCCGTTACGGCGTCACCGGGCAATGCAGGTACGCTTAGTTATCAATGGCAGAAAAATGGTACGGATATCTCAGGTGCAACAAGCAGCACTTATACTATCAGCTCCGTATCTGTGTCAGATACGGGCACTAGTATTTACCGGGTTGTTGTAAAGGAAACAAAAGTCAGTACTGTAACGCTTGTGTCAAGCAATGAGGTGTCACTTACTCTCAATAGAGAAGCCACATGGGTAGGCACAACCAACAACTGGGCTACCTCAAGCAACTGGGTTCCTGCCTCATTGCCAGATTCTACTACGCACGTGTATGTTCCTTCTGGTGCCAGCAATATGCCGGCAATTACCAGCGGCACAGCAAAATGTAAATGTTTGACACTGGACGGTAGTTCTGTGATGGTGAATGGCGGAACGTTGGAAATAGCTGGCCGCATTAACCTTGTAAATAGTGGTAACATTACTGCTACTAACGGTACAATAGTATTGAATGGCACTGAGCTTGCTCAGGCAATACCTGCTGCGACATTTTCGTCAAATACTGTAAGCAATCTTACAGTAGCCAATACAAATGGCGTCACCTTAGCTGGTACGGTCAACCTTACAGGCACTTATACGCCTACATCGGGTATATTAACAACTGGTGGTTACCTGACGTTGAAAAGCAACAACACCGCTACTGCCCGCGTTGCAACGGGTAGTGCGTCAAGTGGTTATATTTCGGGGAATGTTACTGTAGAGCGCTACATCCCTGCGCATACTAACCGTGCATGGCGCTTGCTTGCTCCGGCTACATCAGGTACTCAAACTATCAAACAAGCCTGGCAGGAAAATGCCTCTAGTATCAACGACAATCCTAACCCCGGTTACGGTACGATCATAACCTGCAATGGTAACTATAGCACTTCTGCCGGTTTCGACCAGGTAATGCCTTCCAGCTCAATACAGGTATGGAGCGTAGACAGTCAAAGCCTTACCAAAGTGCCTGTTACAAATACCAATATTAAAACGCTGAGCAGCGAACAGGGGTACTTCCTATATATACGTGGCGACCGTACAGTAATGCCTTCTAATTCAATAGCTAGTCCTACTGCAACTATTTTACGTTCAACTGGTACTGTAGCTACTGGTGATCGTTCAGCCGTGTCTGTACCTGCCGGTAAAAAAGTATTGGTCGGCAATCCATATCCTTCTGCGATCGATTTTTCGACCATATCGGGCTCGGACAAGACCAATGTTGGTAACAAGTTCTGGCTGTGGGATCCAATGATGACAGGAAGTTATGGTCTTGGAGCTTATGTGTTATTCGATGCTGCAGCAAGCTGGGCTCCATCGGCGCCGGGTGGTAGTTATCACAGTGCCAATAGCACAATTCCTCTGGGAATGGCCTTTTTTGTTGAAAGTGCAGGTTCTGCAGGCAGCCTCACGCTTCGCGAAGCACACAAAGTGAGCGGCAGCACCAGCAACGGTTTTAAAACTACAGCAAACAGTGAGCAGCTGCATATACAGTTGAGCTACATTAAAGACAGCGCAACAATTATTCCGGCAGATGGTGCATTTGTTGTATTCAATTCTGCTTATGCAGACACCGTGGATGTTGATGATGCACAAAAGCTTGCGAACCTGGGTGAAAATATTGCTATAGGCAGCGGAGCAAACGACCTTGCACTGAATGCAAGATCGAACATCACTGACGATGATACAGTTGCATTGAAGCTCTGGAAGCTGAAGAAGGTTAACTACCGCTTAACAATTAAGCCTAGCTTCCAAACGCTGGGACTTGAAGCCAGGTTGGTAGATAAGTACCTCCAAAAGGATACTGCGCTGGACCTTACAGTACCAACAGTAGTAGACTTCAAGGTGAACAATGATACGCTGTCTTACGCACCTGACAGGTTCTACATCGCGTTCAGAATAGACCACGTAGTCTCGGTTAACGAGCCAAGTTTTATAAATAATGTCACTGTTTACCCTAATCCTACCGATGGTAAGAGCATCAATATCAAAGTAAAGAATGCACCTGCCGGCAATTACAGTGTCAAGCTGATGGATAATTCTGGTCGAATTGTATTCGTCGATGAGTTTGCCCATAATGCTGGGGTTTTGACCAAAAGTTGGCAACCGCGATCTCATCTGCCTTCCGGCACGTACTATATTGCAATTACAAACGACGGACTCCCCGTCTGGACCCAAAAACTTATCATTCACCAGTCAAACTAG
- a CDS encoding PID-CTERM protein-sorting domain-containing protein, translating to MKKSILLAMLLGICTLSFAQVDPGDNPDIEVPLDGGVLVMAAAGAVYAVKKLRNSKELKQNESNL from the coding sequence ATGAAAAAGTCAATTCTATTGGCGATGCTGCTCGGCATCTGCACACTTTCTTTCGCTCAAGTCGATCCCGGCGATAACCCAGACATCGAAGTTCCCCTTGACGGCGGCGTTTTAGTAATGGCTGCGGCAGGCGCCGTTTATGCAGTGAAAAAACTCAGGAATTCAAAAGAACTTAAACAAAACGAAAGTAATCTCTAG
- a CDS encoding exosortase/archaeosortase family protein has protein sequence MLLFCLYFGLFYGCSYFVIGITSPTHLYSSIIHERLDFISSFRSLLLHGASALLDILGITNQIIDHSISVPDKIRVTVHTACLGIGILSFWWAIVLAYPHSLKLKFKFLLSGSVFLVGLNILRIFFLAYIYAVGIGTRYSHIDHHLVFNVIVYLILAAMVIKWLNASPVKPAPKDESVPVPVIQK, from the coding sequence GTGCTGCTGTTTTGTCTTTATTTCGGATTGTTTTACGGCTGCAGCTATTTCGTAATAGGTATTACATCGCCGACTCACCTTTATTCATCGATTATTCATGAGCGTCTCGATTTCATCTCCTCCTTTCGTAGCCTGCTGTTGCACGGCGCATCAGCGCTATTAGACATCCTGGGCATTACAAATCAGATAATTGACCATTCTATAAGCGTCCCTGACAAGATCCGGGTGACTGTGCATACTGCCTGCCTGGGTATCGGTATTTTAAGCTTTTGGTGGGCAATTGTTCTGGCCTATCCTCATAGCCTTAAGCTCAAGTTCAAATTTTTGCTGTCGGGCAGCGTTTTCCTGGTAGGTCTCAATATCCTCCGAATATTCTTCCTCGCGTATATCTACGCCGTGGGCATCGGAACGCGCTACAGTCACATTGATCACCACCTGGTCTTTAATGTAATTGTTTACTTGATCCTGGCAGCAATGGTCATTAAATGGCTGAACGCGTCGCCCGTTAAGCCGGCCCCAAAAGATGAGTCAGTACCAGTGCCGGTGATTCAAAAATAA
- a CDS encoding T9SS type A sorting domain-containing protein encodes MRSKYFTLLTMALLLVGAKVLAQCPTLEKFNQGNGNPGSCAGVSGTPIPPSFIGTPYGVVPPGSKTAELNASWPTSPNPLPAVGGIYFNAMPTAHKAGPPTIPVLQGGKYKSQYCFYHPTGAAIPSFKTITIVYIDPIPDTVLRVCSYDPGGNEIPPPVITKQPEDQIGCLGYKSRFVVAAIKGEPTDTAVHYQWMKDGVDMPGKTDSILEIVVTAADTGTDRYQCRVIGMPSLGVALTVEVSLFLNKPHIWTGAISTNWNTAGNWIPATIPDSTKHVYVGPKLNKPFIPLADTGRCKCLTLDTGWVNLDGRLEVAGRIQLLDSTRYISALTTGHLVLNGTELPQDIPDGTFLQNRVFGLTVANALDVHNIDTLDIYGFINRILGVLTTADKITLKSVPTGTARVAQGPALGGYISGQVTVERYVPVVPGGYRAWRFLSVMTIGTQTIKQAWQENGSGIFDNPWPGYGTFITCSAASGFGPAQGYDLVMPKMSIQTFDEGAQSFTNTNVPNTNAKLLSSERAYFLYVRGDRTVLPAPVYDQGGSTTLRSKGLLRIGDQLPIAIPAGNFAALGNPFASPIDFLSLDAPEQLAVGNKFWLWDPRRSGSFGVGQWVLFSLTNAFLPQAAGGSYPNVPNTIIPLGMGFLLQGGLIGSNITVKEAAKFASNTNNGFKAPNNDRFQIALDYVKDATTVIPADGACAVFGNYTNDINADDAGKIAGAGENIAISHSGNDLTLDARPAITNDTVKLKMWNLVYTYDYRVTINPIVSTQGIKATFVDKYLQTTMPLDMTKPTVIDFKINKDTASFAINRFYIALSAAPVVTHIGDPSAAEVEIYPNPTDAQNINVNIKAADKGEYSFKIIDGQGRLVHAETYKHVGGSLNKSLSVQGRLVPSNYFVVVSKDGHELSTKKLIINK; translated from the coding sequence ATGCGCAGCAAGTATTTTACCCTTTTAACGATGGCCTTGCTCCTGGTGGGGGCGAAGGTCTTAGCCCAATGTCCAACTCTCGAGAAATTTAACCAGGGTAACGGTAATCCCGGTAGTTGTGCAGGTGTGAGCGGTACTCCGATACCGCCAAGCTTTATCGGCACACCTTATGGCGTTGTACCACCGGGCTCCAAAACCGCCGAGCTGAATGCCAGCTGGCCTACTAGCCCGAACCCGTTACCTGCCGTTGGTGGCATTTACTTTAACGCGATGCCAACTGCGCACAAGGCTGGCCCGCCTACCATACCGGTTCTTCAGGGTGGCAAGTACAAGTCTCAGTATTGCTTTTACCATCCAACCGGTGCAGCCATTCCTAGTTTCAAAACGATCACTATTGTGTACATAGATCCTATACCTGATACGGTATTGAGAGTGTGCTCGTACGATCCGGGCGGTAATGAAATACCACCTCCTGTTATCACCAAGCAGCCGGAAGATCAAATAGGATGTCTGGGCTATAAAAGCAGGTTCGTGGTTGCGGCTATAAAAGGTGAACCTACCGATACCGCTGTCCACTACCAGTGGATGAAGGACGGTGTAGACATGCCTGGTAAAACCGACTCCATTTTAGAGATCGTGGTAACTGCTGCAGATACCGGAACAGACCGCTACCAGTGTCGCGTGATAGGTATGCCTAGCTTAGGTGTTGCGCTTACTGTAGAAGTGTCTCTGTTTTTGAACAAACCGCATATATGGACAGGTGCGATTAGTACCAACTGGAATACAGCCGGCAACTGGATACCTGCTACTATTCCCGACTCAACCAAACATGTGTATGTAGGTCCCAAGCTCAACAAACCGTTCATACCACTGGCCGACACCGGTCGTTGTAAATGCCTCACGCTGGATACCGGTTGGGTAAATCTTGATGGTAGGCTGGAGGTAGCCGGACGTATTCAATTGCTTGATTCGACAAGATACATATCAGCTCTTACCACCGGTCACCTGGTATTGAATGGTACCGAGCTTCCGCAAGACATTCCTGACGGTACGTTTTTACAAAACAGGGTCTTTGGCCTTACAGTAGCCAATGCGCTTGATGTGCACAATATCGATACACTGGATATTTATGGATTCATCAACCGTATTTTAGGTGTACTGACAACAGCGGACAAAATAACCTTGAAGAGCGTGCCTACCGGCACTGCCCGCGTTGCCCAGGGACCTGCACTTGGCGGATACATTTCGGGACAAGTGACCGTAGAAAGGTACGTACCTGTAGTACCCGGTGGTTACCGTGCATGGAGGTTCCTGTCTGTAATGACTATCGGAACACAAACGATAAAACAAGCATGGCAGGAAAACGGTAGCGGTATCTTTGATAACCCTTGGCCTGGTTACGGTACGTTCATTACCTGCAGTGCTGCCTCTGGCTTTGGTCCTGCTCAAGGCTATGATTTGGTCATGCCAAAGATGTCGATACAGACATTTGACGAAGGTGCTCAAAGCTTCACAAACACCAATGTTCCTAATACGAATGCAAAACTACTTAGTAGCGAACGCGCATATTTCCTTTACGTGCGTGGCGACCGCACAGTGCTACCTGCTCCTGTTTACGACCAGGGTGGTTCAACTACACTACGGTCAAAAGGTCTGTTGAGGATCGGTGACCAGTTGCCAATCGCTATACCTGCCGGCAATTTTGCAGCATTGGGCAATCCATTTGCAAGCCCTATAGACTTTTTGTCGCTCGACGCGCCTGAGCAGTTGGCTGTTGGTAACAAGTTCTGGTTATGGGATCCAAGACGCAGTGGTAGTTTCGGCGTAGGCCAATGGGTTCTGTTTTCTCTTACAAATGCTTTCCTGCCTCAAGCGGCTGGTGGTAGCTATCCAAACGTGCCCAATACGATCATTCCGTTGGGTATGGGTTTCCTGTTACAAGGTGGTCTTATCGGCAGTAACATTACGGTAAAGGAAGCTGCTAAATTCGCCAGCAATACCAACAATGGTTTTAAAGCTCCTAACAACGATCGTTTCCAAATAGCGCTCGACTATGTGAAAGACGCTACGACCGTTATTCCTGCTGATGGTGCATGTGCTGTATTCGGTAATTATACGAACGATATCAACGCAGATGATGCCGGTAAGATCGCAGGTGCAGGTGAGAATATTGCTATCAGCCACAGCGGCAATGACCTGACGCTTGATGCCCGTCCTGCTATCACAAATGATACGGTTAAACTGAAAATGTGGAACCTGGTGTATACGTATGACTATCGCGTAACTATCAATCCCATAGTAAGCACGCAAGGTATTAAAGCAACGTTTGTCGACAAATATTTGCAAACAACGATGCCTCTTGATATGACGAAACCTACGGTGATCGATTTCAAGATCAATAAGGATACGGCATCATTTGCGATCAATAGGTTCTATATAGCACTGAGTGCGGCCCCTGTTGTAACACATATTGGTGATCCGTCTGCAGCCGAAGTTGAGATATATCCTAACCCGACCGATGCACAAAACATCAATGTCAACATCAAAGCTGCTGACAAAGGTGAATATAGCTTCAAGATCATCGATGGTCAAGGCAGGTTAGTCCATGCAGAGACGTACAAACACGTAGGTGGTTCACTGAACAAGAGTCTGTCAGTACAAGGTCGTCTTGTTCCTAGCAATTATTTCGTTGTCGTATCGAAAGACGGACATGAATTGTCTACGAAAAAATTAATTATTAACAAGTAA
- a CDS encoding PID-CTERM protein-sorting domain-containing protein produces the protein MRKILLLIALFVSSSIIAFAQPDPNDNPDIEVPIDGGVLFMAAAGAAYAIKKLKASKAGQTEDSSGTEELK, from the coding sequence ATGAGAAAGATACTGTTACTGATAGCTCTATTTGTGAGCTCAAGCATCATAGCGTTTGCGCAGCCAGACCCGAACGACAACCCGGATATAGAAGTGCCGATAGATGGCGGGGTGCTGTTTATGGCGGCAGCTGGTGCAGCCTATGCAATTAAAAAACTAAAAGCATCAAAAGCCGGACAAACTGAAGACTCGTCCGGTACTGAAGAACTCAAATAA